In Fragaria vesca subsp. vesca linkage group LG5, FraVesHawaii_1.0, whole genome shotgun sequence, the genomic stretch TTCGACTAACTGACCTTTGACCTCGACTCCACCTCAGCCGTCCCAGTCGACAAGAGAGAAACCTGGGTGGCGGGTCTTGTGAGAGCCGTGGATTTCGGGACGGCGGGAATGAGCTCGGGAACCATGTTTGTTTGGGGTTTTCTCATAGAGATGAAGATCGAAGGTGCGAGATGGGAAGATAAAGAGAGCGATCGAGAGAGAGGCAGAGATGCTGGTCGAGAACTGGTGAGAAGCTGGGTTTTGCTGGGTGTGTAGGTTAGATTTCAGGGATTTGACCTAAACGCCCTTAAATTTTAACTATAACGGAAAATATTTACTGTTGACGGGAGTTACATAATACATTTACTTGTTTTCCCTTGAAATTAAAATTCTATGGACAAGACTTTGCCACGTGGTTGTCCCCACTTCGGCGTTTGGTACACCAGTGTAGTCCAGCGCTTTCCATCTTTTTAACCTTATGATCTTTTGAAAACATGAAAAAGTTTTGCAATGTGCAACATGATAATCCATATCACCAGAAAAACAAAGACTTTAGGAATTTTCTATATGCTTTTATCTTAATCTAAGTTAACACGAATATTGAATACAACATTCCTTTTGCTCTAAATTTTATTGTCATGATTTAACCATATTGTTTTGGGAGACTATATCAATCACAACAAGATCAAAAATTTACAAGTTTATGCAGATAGCCTTTAGGCTTCTAAAAGTCATTGAAAATCGATTTTTCACTCAATTGACATACCTTGGCATCTGCTACAGCACTGCAATGTTAGCGGAAGCAAACAACAATACAAGAGTTCAACACGAATCAAGGCAAACAACAATCAAGCAATATCAATCAAGAACACAGAGAATCAATAAATCGTAAATATCATCCGAACAACTCTAGCTAAAAACTTATGTGCACTCCGGGCGTGCTCTAGGGTTCTCTAATTATTCTTAATTTGACATGAATCGTGAGAGAATAGGGGCTTCAATCCCATCGAATTCATGAGACGATTTCACACGCTTCTTCCTTCACCAAAACCAAAAAACCAAGAAAACTTGTCACTGTTAACAATGATCAGATAAAATCCCTTTTCAGGGTTTTTCTGAGATCGGGTCTTGGGCTTGGGTCACGCGGCTCACAAGCCCAGATACCATTTAAAAGGAATTTGAAGCTAATTATACCATAGGTAGCACAAGCATATAAATCAACACATGTAGAACTTAAGACTTACCAGTGTTGTTGATGGAGATGGCCATGTCTGAAAGCTTATGTCTTTTGTTCTCTCTCACAATGTGCTCTTTAGATAGGATAGGGACCGTATGCGTCTTATGATGAGAATAGAGACTTATGCTCATCTATTTATAGTGATCAACTAGTGTCTTGCCTATTAAAGATTCCTAGCTAATTGAATTCTATAAGATTTACCAAAGAGTACGAGATCATATCATAAGATATTATGGATTCCTGATCCAATATGTAAAGTTGTAAACTATATATCATTCACATTTTATAGATATTGCATTCCTTATACAACTCGTAATACTTAGATTATGTTTAATCAATTGCTTGAACTATAAGTCACATAATATTGTTAAAGTCCACAATTATCTTTCAAAGCAGTTTAAAGGATGCACATTGTGGATAATACCAAATACACAAGGAACTTTGGGTTAAGGTTTTAGCTGAAGTTTCATGTGAGTTATTAAGCAGATATGGAGGGCATGAAATCTATCAATCCAAGTGACCAAGTTGATTATCTAGACAATAACAACAAGTTCATAGCAACTGAGAAGAAAGGGAATTTCACCTTGTTGTTCACAACATTTCAACAAACAAAAGAAGGCACCAAAAGGGCAGTACTCTGAAGCTGATAAGCACTCAAGTTTTGTGTAAGCTTCATCCAAAACGAATCCCTTTGCAAAGAATTATAGTTTCACCTAAATACCTTAACTGAAAACCAGGAAAGGCCAAGAAACCAGAGTCATTGTAGGGAAGTCAGTAGTGAAATATCATGTCCAACCTAGCTATAGACTCCAACTTGAACTAAAATAGGATTTACCTGAATATCTGTTTATATCTTCAATCACAGTCTCACTCTCTGTACGGTTACACTCTTGCAGCAACAGAAGAGAGAACTGAAGCAAATTCTGAAGGTAATTAAGACTAGGGTCTTCCACAAGATTTTGTTTTTGAAATCGATTTCACTAGTTAACCTGATTTTGTTTTTCAATATCAATTCCACAAGATCATTAGTCAACCTGATTTCACTAGTTATCCTCACGGTTGTGGGTTTCTGTTGCTGATTTATTACCAGGGTTATCACTTTCGATCTTTTTCCATTTGATAGATTTTGCCTACATGATTGTACAAACTTTGAGATTACATACAAATTACTTCAAGAATTGGTTGAGTATGACCCAAGTACAACCTAATTATATGTTGCTGTGGTTGTTCTCTTTATAACAAAGATGGGGGACAACACTGCTTCAAGAAACCACATCCATTCCAACCCAGCTTTTGATGCCTCAGTTATGGAAGGAGGGTTTAAGTTCTTTGATGATGATGGCCATCCCAAAAGGACTGGTAATTTTCTTTTTGTACTTGTATATCTAATTTAAGCGTGTTAAAGTTAGAGCATCCAATTCAAAATCAATTGACAGAAAGTGGATCGAGAGGCCTGAAATTTATATTTTGGAAGTATAAGAACCATCGAGATGAAAAAGAAAGATCATGGACCAAACTGATTTTGGTACTAAAGTTGGAGTAAACTGAAATCCAATGTGATACACACATGCATGCTCATAATTCTCGATTTGAGATTTTATACTCAAATTCGTACTCATTTTTATGACCAGGAAATGTTATGACTGCAAGTGCTCACATAATTACTGCTGTGATTGGTTCTGGGGTTTTGTCGCTGGCTTGGGCCATTGCTCAGCTTGGCTGGGTTGTTGGTCCTATTGTGATGGTAATGTTTTCGATAGTGACTTACTACACTTCATGTCTTCTCGTTGCCTGCTATCGTGATCCGGTCACTGGAAAAAGAAACTCTACTTACTCGGCTGCTGTTCGGAACCACCTTGGTAATCTTCTATCTGCTAATAAGAGTTTGTTATTGTCTATCTTCTGATATAAATATTGTCAATCTTCATTGTGCTTGTTTTGATATCTCAGGTGGATTTATGTACAAAGTTCTTGGAGTTGTTCAACGTGTCAATCTTTACGGAAGCACCATTGGCTACACCATAACAGCATGTATAAGCATGGTGTAAGTTTAAATCCAAATAAAAGATTGGTAATTGATTATTACATATTCTTTGGCTGATATAAGGATTTTTGGTATGTGATTGAACAGTGCAATACGAAGGAATGCCTGCGTGCATAAGCATGGTGAGGGAAAACCATGCCTGATAAACAGCAATCCCTATATGATTGCTTTTGGAGTCGTAGAAATTATATTATCTCAAATTCCAAATTTTGACAAGTTGTCGTGGCTATCTACTGTTGCTGCAATCATGTCATTTACATACTCAGGGATCGGACTTGCCATTGGAATTGCTAAAGTTGCAGGTACAAATATACTAAACTCAGACTTTGGTATCAGACTATTAGTAAAGTAAAACCAACCTTATGTTAATTTTCTGCTAAAAAATTACCAGAAACTGGAACAATCCAGGGAAGTCTTACTGGAGTAACCATTGGAGTTCAAGTGACTCGAGCCAAAAAGATATGGAGGATCTTCCAAGCACTTGGTGACATAGCTTTTGCTTACGCATTTGCTATCGTCCTCATTGAAATTGAGGTCAGTAGTTCCTTTCAGATTCCCATATATAGTTTCTACCTTTGAACCAGAAGTTTAAATTTAACTAAGACATGCATATACATGTAACTATTGCATGCAGGACACGGTTAAATCTCCACCATCAGAAGCCAAGACAATGAAGACAGCCAGTAAAATAAGTTTATCAGTCACATCCATTTTCTACATTTTGTGTGGTTGCTTCGGTTATGCTGCTTTCGGAGATTTAGCCCCCGGAAACATCCTGACCGGTGCAGGGTTCTTTAACCCATCTTGGCTCATTGACATAGCCAATGCTGCCATAGTTATCCATCTTATTGGAGCATACCAAGTCTTCAGCCAGCCCTTTTACGCATTCGTTGAGAAAAAAGCAGCACAGCTTTTCCCTGATAACCACTTCATCACAAAAGACATCAAAATCATGTCCTACAAGCTTAACCTTTTTAGAGTGGTGTGGAGGACACTATATGTGATTTCAACCACTTTGTTATCGATGATCTTCCCGTTCTTCAATGGCGTGGTTGGATTTCTTGGGGCTTTGGGGTACTGGCCAATGTCAATCTACTTCCCTGTGGCGATGTACATTGCTCAAAAGAAGATACCAAAATGGAGCACAAGATGGATTTTCCTCCAAGTTCTATGTCTTTCTGCGCTAGTTATAGCTTTACTAGCTGCTGTTGGCTCGATTGTTGGTGTGGTGGAAAGTCTCAAAGATTACAAGCCATTCATGACCAGCACTTGAGATTTTAGAGTTCTAGCTATACAGTATATATTTTGCTACTTTGATAATAAGAGAGGTCCTAATCATCAGGAGTTTAAAGGATGAACATTGTGGATAAAACCAAATACACTAGGAACTTTCTGGGTCAAGGTTTTAGCTAGTCTCATGTGAGTTATTAAGCAGATATGGAGGCATGAAAGCTATCAACCCAAGTATCCAAGTTGATTATCTAGACAATAACAACAACAACAATAACTTCATGGCAACTAAGAAGAAAGGGAATTTCACCTTACTGTTCACAATATTTCAACTTTAAGCTGTAATTTATATTCTAGTAATTCAAAGAGGGATATATGATTGCTGGCGTTCGAATTTCTTTACAAACAATAGAAGGAACCAAAAGGGCAGTACTCTAAAGCTGGTAAGCACTTGAGTGTTGTATAAGCTCCATCCTTTGCAAAGAATTATAATTTCACCTAAATACCTTAATGGTCGTAACTGAAAACTAGATAAGGCCAAGAAACAAGAGTCCTTGTGGGAGGGAAGTCAGTAGTGAAATCTACTACTACTCCCAAAGGAAGGCAGGGGTAAAATGGGAATTACGATACTCCCAAAGGAAGGCAGGGGTAAAATGGGAATTACGATACTCCCAAAGGAAGGCAGGGGTAAAATGGGAATTACGATACTCCCAAAAGGAAGGCAGGGGTAAAATGGGAATTAAGGAGTGTTACTACTACCCGCTTTGGTTGAGAGAACAGAAACCTCGTATAAAACAGAGAAGAAGAGACGGCCGCTGAAGCAGTCTCCGAGTCTCTACAAAGTCATGCTTCAACAGCAGAGCTCACTCTTCTTCTTTAAGCCCTGTTTGGTTCTCCCCTATACCAAAAACCCATTCTTCTCCTCCTCCTCCTCTTCCTCCATGGACCTCAAAACCAACCTCCTCTCTTCTTCTTCTTCTTCTCACCACCACAGTCCGGCCTCGGCCTTGTCCTGCCGGGCATCACGTGAACCTCACGTGACTCCTCCCAGGTGAGTTAGGTTTGCTAAAAAGCATGTGTCTTTTTTCCTAGTGAGGTTTTTTGCTCATTGGTTTTTTGTTTTCATTCGAATTTTTTACAGTAAAGATGGAGCTGTTCATGGACTGTCTGAGACCATTGTGGGTGTTCTTGGAGGAGGCCAGCTGGGTCGAATGCTGTGCCAAGCAGCTTCCCAAATGGCCATTAAGGTCATGGTGTTGGACCCAGAAGAAAGCTGCCCTGCTAGTAAGCTTGCCCATCACCATATGGTTGGTAGCTTCGATGATAGTGCCACTGTCCAGAAATTTGCCAAAAGGTTCGATTTTTACGGAGTTGGTTGCATTGTGTTTGCTCAAGTTTGAAAATTTAGAGCTTTGTTTTTGTGATTGAAGCGAGTATAATGTTGTGTTTGGTGGTTAGGTGTGGAGTTTTGACTGTTGAAATCGAACATGTGGATGTGGAGACATTGGAGAAGCTTGAGCAGCAAGGAGTGGACTGCCAGCCAAAAGCCTCTACAATCAGAATCATTCAGGTTTGTTTCTTCATTCTGCCAATGACTTTTCGGATTAAGTTGTTCTACAATTTTCACTGCGTTGTGTCGTGTGCTAATCTTGGCGAGCATCGGGGTATGTGACAGGATAAATATCTTCAGAAGGTTCACTTTTCGGAGCATGGTATTCCACTTCCTGAATTTATGGAGGTTTGTTAGTTTTTATGCATAGGATTCATGGATTAGCCTGAGTGAATATTAAAAGTTGCTTTACTTAACCAGTCATGATTTATTGCTTCTCGTAACATATGGCAAAGGCAGATAGATGATCTGGAAGGTGCCAAGAGGGCAGGCGACCGCTTTGACTATCCTCTGATGATAAAGAGTAAAAGATTAGCTTATGATGGGCGTGGAAATGCTGTTGCTAAGAGTGAGGAGGATCTTACTTCTGCTGTAACAGGTAACGGTCTCTTTGATGATCGCTTCCTTGTTTTCTGTTGTCATGATTTTAATCTGTTATGTTTACTGCTGTTGAACTCAAGAAGTAGAACCTTTGCCCTTCTTTTACTCTCTAAGTTTGTTGCAGCGCTTGGAGGGTTTGATCGCGGTTTATATGTTGAGAAATGGGCTCCTTTTGTTAAGGTTAGTGTCTAGTGTTTATCATTGGCAACGACTTCGTTTGTGAATTTACTATCCGCATTTCTCTGCAACCATTTCAATTGCACACTTATTGATAACTTGTCATTGAAAGATCAATATATAGAACCAACTAGTAATGCGACATTGAGTATTTTCCAATTGTTTAGTATTACTGGTAAATAATAAAACATTTTGGGGAATCTAAATGCAGGAGTTGGCTGTCATTGTTGCTAGAGGAAGAGACAATTCTATTGTATGCTATCCTGTTGTTGAAACTATACACAAGTAAGCTGCACATTCAGTTTTACACCGTTTGTCATCAGCCAATGATTCTTTCTGCAAACCTTGTATATATGGAACAATATAAGATTCATATAATCAGTAGTTGGCACAGACGAATATTCATGAAAGTTTGACCTTGTCTTGCAGGGAAAACATTTGTCATATTGTCAAAGCACCTGCTAACGTGCCATGGAAGATCCAAAAGTTGGCCACTGATATTGCATCTAGAGCTGTTAGTTCATTAGAAGGAGCTGGTGTGTTTGCAGTTGAGTTGTTCTTGACAGTGGATGATCAGGTACTATTCTACCTCTCATAACAACTCTACATTTTATTTGTTGTTTATTGGTTTTTATTTTTGCTTCAGATATCTGCTGAATTCAACCAAGTTATGCATGTATTCACTTCTTTTCAGATTTTGCTAAATGAAGTAGCTCCTAGACCTCACAATAGCGGTCATCACACAATAGAGTCTTGCTACACATCACAGTACGAACAGCATTTGCGGGCTGTTGTTGGTCTTCCACTTGGTGATCCATCAATGAAGGCACCCGCTGCAATTATGTACAATTTACTTGGTGAAGATGAGGTGATGCTCTGTTCAAACTGAAATTATCCATCTTTGTGCTGTTTGTGAATATTGACATGTTGATTTGTCTAGTTTGGTTAACCGTAGATATCTTACAGAATATTTGAAAAATGTACAGTTATATACGTGCTTGTGGAATATCATATAATCACGTGTTTATGCTTTTAGGGGGAAGCTGGTTTCCACCTAGCTCATCAAGTGATTGGAAGAGCCTTATGTATTCCAGGGGCTACTGTTCATTGGTATGATAAGCCAGGTTAGATTCTGTTTTTTTCCTTCTGTTTACACAAGAATTTTTTATTTGTTTTAACTGCTCTACTTTTTATGTGTGGCAGATATGCGGAAGCAACGGAAAATGGGTCATATTACCATTGTTGGACGTTCCATGGGCAAGGTGGAAAAAGCTCTGAATGCAATGCTAAATGATGAAATATCTGATAGTCGGTCTGCTGGTAATGGTATTAGGGTGGTTTTGCAATCATGTTTTGTCTATGAATATAAAAAAAAAACGTTGGGAGGAATTTTTTTATTATATTAGAAGTGTCAACTTCTATAACAGGACCAATCATTTCCATGTTAGGACTCCATTTACACTTCACTGTAGATTTCAACAAGTTGAGGTTATGTAGAAAACTTGGTTATTTTCACACTGAATTCATTTGCCTAGTTTTTTCTAAATGCAGCCACACCACTTGTTGGGATCATTATGGGTTCTGATTCAGATCTTCCTGTTATGAAGGAAGCTGCAAAAGTTTTGAATATATTTGAAGTGCCTCACGAGGTTTGCTTCTCATCTGTTTTGGTTTTTATGTAAATAAGTTACCCGCAATCTGTTATTTATGGTGTTAACAGACTTGGTGTTAACAGACTTAACTTTCAGATTAGGATAGTTTCTGCTCATCGAACTCCTGATTGGATGCACTCTTATGCATTGTCTGCCCACAAAAGAGGAATTGAGGTCATCATTGCTGGTGCTGGTGGCGCAGCTCACTTGCCAGGTATTTAGTCTCTGTTCCAAACAGAGTGCTGTAATAACGTAACAACGTTGGCATTTTTTCTTTTTGGAATGATTTTTATCATTTGTTTGCCTTTTCAGGAATGGTAGCTGCATCCTCTCCATTGACCGTTATTGGTGTCCCTGTGCGCGCCTCTACATTGGATGGAGTTGATTCGGCTCTATCTATATTGCAGGTATGTATTTGAAACTTCTTTTATGTAATAAGTTTCTGGATGGAAAAATGTAGTATTCTACTATCTTGCGGCCGTAGAAATATGAATTCTGAGGCATCCATGTGAGATTTTAAAGATTTAGGATCATGGATTGTCAAGTGCCTGGGGTTTGGCATATGAGAGATGAAATTAGGTCAACTAGATGTAGACAACTTTTTTATGTTGAAAATGATATACAGTTGGGAGATTGTGATTGGTTTCCTTACTTGCTACCTTACTTTTGTTCTTATTCTTTTTGTGTGACTTTAAACCATGCAGATGCCAAGAGGGGTCCCGGTTGCGGCAATTGCTATAAACAACGCCACCAATGCTGGTCTGCTAGCAGTAAGGATATTAGCTCATGGTGATCCTGATCTACGTGCAAGGTTGGGTTATTGCACTTTATTATCCATGTTGCAAAGTTTTTAGTGACCTGTGAATTCAAACTTTCCATAATCACTTGCATAGTTGCATTTGCTAATGTGAAGTTAAATTAACTGCAGAATCATACAGTATCAAGAAGACATAAAGAACGAAGTCTTGGCAAAAGATGAGAAGCTACAGAAAGATGGTTGGGAATCTTACTTGGATCCTTGATAATCAAAGCAGTAGTTTTGTAGTTTCACTTTCTCTTGAAGTCAGTCTCCTCAACATGCTATTAAACAATGAGAAGTTGAATTCCACCGAACACTACAAGTACCTAAAAGTTTATTGAGACGCTGTACTGGCAAAAATTGAAGGTCCGTGCTAACAGAAAAGTTGATGTAATTTATTTGAAGAGATCAGTAAAAGAAAATGAGGAAAGATGATGAGTCAGAAGAAAAGCCTTGTATTTATCTTGTATCAGTAAGTAGTATCACACAAGTTTTGTCTGCCTTTGACACTGAACGACTTGAAGGATTTTGTATGTTTTGGTGATATTGAATGTTTCCTATTCAATTTTCATCTTGTGACAAAAAACTCAGCTTACAAGATAGAACAGTTTTGAATTCCCCGGCTTTGGTCTATGCTGATAACTTGACATATACGTAAATGAATGAAGTTGAAATACAGAGGTTTGTGAATGCTTTTGAGTTTGCCGGTTAGCTTAATCTCCAATATCTCCTGTATCTCCTTATCTGAATACTGGAGGAAATGGAATCTGATCATTGCCGGAAATGAATGATGTTTCTGCTGCTGGAACTGAAACTCCATTATTGGAAATTCAATACTTGAGGAAGAAGGTATTGCTGTATTGGGATTTAAGGGAGGATTGTGTACTTGAAATTTATGAATAGCATAGCTAGGTCCGGATGGTACTGGAGAGCTCGTCTGCATCTCCTTTAAACTTTTATGGGTCAAGGTATCAATCTGAGTATCCAAGCTGATCATTCAGACTTCAACAACTTCTTCATTTCAATCAGAAGAAGGGGAAGTTTCACCTGATTGTTAACAAGAGTGTTTCTGCAACTGTGGAAACTAGGACCTAAAAAGGAATAAAAAAACCCTTAAAACAAAGAAGCTAAAGCACATGTATGAATTATGTAGAACATGACCTCAATCCACTAGAAATGATTAGAACTTGTGTAAATTAAACCTAATTATGTATTTTAACCATCACTCATATATTATAATGTAAAACACGAATTCAGCGGTGGAATTTTAGATCGTTAATATGTAATATGAATTTCTGAACCATTTTAAAATAGTCTTATATTATTTTATTTTTTCCGATCACCTATAATAATTTATACATTTTATTTTCCTAAAAAGAAAAAGGAAATATCTGTATTTTTAATTATTATTTTTTAAAATTATTTTTAATTATATATATTTTTTAGCATATATACTTTATTAATCTGTAACTGACCCTAAAACCCAGAGAGAGCTTTAAACTTGAGTCATACGATAATCTAACTTCCTCTGAAAACCCAAACCCTCCTCCTCCTCCTCCTCCGCTAAACACGACGACTGACTCTCACTCTCCATGGACGCGCGTCGCGCTTCCCGAACCGTCATCGACCCCAAGGTCCGCCACGTCGGCTTCTTTACTCCCTCCGCCGACGCCTTACCTGCTCGGACCCAATCCGGACCCGCAACCGCCACCCCCTCTCCTCCTCTCTCCGAATCTCCGGCCAGCAACTCCCTCTCTCCCGTCATGATCCCCCCTTCGCGTCACCTTTCCGACACCGTCGCGATCCGCACCGCCGCCGTCCCGGTTCCGGACTCGGCGCTGCGGCGTTTGGACTCCGGCGAGCAAGTTCCGGTCGGGAGTTATAATCCGTCGGAGTCGTTGCTAGGGTCGTCTCCGGTGGCCTCGTCGCCGTCGAGCAGGACCGGGGATGGGACTCTGGAGTTCTCCGAGGAGAACTCTGTGCAGTGGTACCGGCGAAGCGGCTCCGGCAAGATGGCCTCGAGTTTGCCCGGCGGTGGATTTGAATCAGTCGCCGCGTTAAGAATGCCTCTTGAAGTTCCAGGTATGGGCTTCGTGTTTGATTGAATTGTGAAAATTGAATTGCTAGTTATGTTGTATGAGTTTGATCAGTTGAGAATTCGATACGAATTGAGCCGCAGACAATTGTTGCTGATTTTGTGCTGCAGGGAAAAGTGCAGAGGTGGTTCCGAAAGTGCAGAATGAAGTTCCTGCTAGTTCAGAGCAGGCGAAAGCTAAGCCGACTAAAGCTGAAAGGCGTGCCCTGCAGGAGGCTCAACGTGCTGCTAAAGGTCTGGACACAATGTATCTGCTTTTCTCTTTGTATATTTTGGTTAGAGACTTGTTTTTAGAATCTCTGAATGTGGAGCTAGAAGTATTTTGCAAATGCAAATTAGTTCGGTTTGTGTGTTAGTGATTATACAAGTTCAAATGCAAATTCCGAACGGTAATGTGTGAAAACTTTACCTTGAAAGCAATATCTGGAAAATGAATTCAAAACGAGTTTGAAGTATTTGTGTTTTATTGACCTTCACATTTGATTCTAGTGTATGTGGAATTTCCCTGGGTCACGTATGTTAACCACTTTTCTTTTCTGTTTTTTCTTTTTTTTCCATTGTGAATTTATAGCTGAGGGAAGAAAACCTACCCCTGTATCTGGAGGAGGAGCTACGAGTAAACCTGTAAAGCAGTCTTCCCAGAAGAAAGAGATGCAAAAGAAAGAAACTACTGCCGTTGCATCTTCAGTGGTTGCTTCAGAAAAGAAGGGTGGTGATCGGCCAACAGATAGGAGGAAAGATGTTCCTCCTCCACGTATGCAGTTTGATGATAAGAGCCGAGTGGAAAAGGCAAAAAAGCGCTCTGTGGTTAATCAAACAGAAGCTAAAAACAGAGTTGAATTGTTCCGGCATTTGCCTCAATATGAACAAGGAACTCAGCTTCCAGATCTCGAGTCAAAATTTTTTCAACTTGATCCCATGCATCCTGCCATTTATAAGGTACACCCCTTTAGGATACTAATTCTAATTCTTGTAGCTTCATCATTAGTGCTTATTTGAGCCAGCTTTCAATTTAAAGTACTACTGTTAGTGTTTCAACACTCGAATTTCCAGATATTCGTCATGACACTGAAGGCATGCTTGTATCTGGTTCGACGTGTGATGACTGAATCATTGTTACTGTGTATCTAAGCTGCTGGCACATGCATAGGAACACAATTAATACCAGTTGTTGTGTCTATTATATATAGATAAGTAAGACACACGAATAGATTGAGTATCAAGTTAGTTACAAAATCACAAGTTATCAAAAGCTTCCATTAGGCCTCTGTGCACATACTCTTTAGAGCTGTTTTGATGTGTGAGGATAGATAATAATTTAGATAGATTTCCACGGACAAGTGTCATTCTTCAACACATGTCCAAAGTAATATCAACGTTTTCTCGTAATCTCATGTTGGTTCTTTTGTGTATATTGTTAAAATTTTCTATATGGTACATATTTACAGGTTGGACTGAAGTACTTGGCCGGGGATATATCTGGGGGTAATGCTCGTTGCATTGCAATGCTTAAAGCGTTTCAGGAAGCCATTAGTGACTACTCTACGCCACCACAGAAAACTCTTGTTCGAGATTTAACGGCAAAAATCAGCAGTTACGTCTCATTTTTC encodes the following:
- the LOC101313318 gene encoding amino acid permease 3-like, giving the protein MGDNTASRNHIHSNPAFDASVMEGGFKFFDDDGHPKRTGNVMTASAHIITAVIGSGVLSLAWAIAQLGWVVGPIVMVMFSIVTYYTSCLLVACYRDPVTGKRNSTYSAAVRNHLGGFMYKVLGVVQRVNLYGSTIGYTITACISMVAIRRNACVHKHGEGKPCLINSNPYMIAFGVVEIILSQIPNFDKLSWLSTVAAIMSFTYSGIGLAIGIAKVAETGTIQGSLTGVTIGVQVTRAKKIWRIFQALGDIAFAYAFAIVLIEIEDTVKSPPSEAKTMKTASKISLSVTSIFYILCGCFGYAAFGDLAPGNILTGAGFFNPSWLIDIANAAIVIHLIGAYQVFSQPFYAFVEKKAAQLFPDNHFITKDIKIMSYKLNLFRVVWRTLYVISTTLLSMIFPFFNGVVGFLGALGYWPMSIYFPVAMYIAQKKIPKWSTRWIFLQVLCLSALVIALLAAVGSIVGVVESLKDYKPFMTST
- the LOC101294659 gene encoding phosphoribosylaminoimidazole carboxylase, chloroplastic-like, yielding MDLKTNLLSSSSSSHHHSPASALSCRASREPHVTPPSKDGAVHGLSETIVGVLGGGQLGRMLCQAASQMAIKVMVLDPEESCPASKLAHHHMVGSFDDSATVQKFAKRCGVLTVEIEHVDVETLEKLEQQGVDCQPKASTIRIIQDKYLQKVHFSEHGIPLPEFMEIDDLEGAKRAGDRFDYPLMIKSKRLAYDGRGNAVAKSEEDLTSAVTALGGFDRGLYVEKWAPFVKELAVIVARGRDNSIVCYPVVETIHKENICHIVKAPANVPWKIQKLATDIASRAVSSLEGAGVFAVELFLTVDDQILLNEVAPRPHNSGHHTIESCYTSQYEQHLRAVVGLPLGDPSMKAPAAIMYNLLGEDEGEAGFHLAHQVIGRALCIPGATVHWYDKPDMRKQRKMGHITIVGRSMGKVEKALNAMLNDEISDSRSAATPLVGIIMGSDSDLPVMKEAAKVLNIFEVPHEIRIVSAHRTPDWMHSYALSAHKRGIEVIIAGAGGAAHLPGMVAASSPLTVIGVPVRASTLDGVDSALSILQMPRGVPVAAIAINNATNAGLLAVRILAHGDPDLRARIIQYQEDIKNEVLAKDEKLQKDGWESYLDP
- the LOC101294944 gene encoding translation initiation factor eIF-2B subunit delta-like, which translates into the protein MDARRASRTVIDPKVRHVGFFTPSADALPARTQSGPATATPSPPLSESPASNSLSPVMIPPSRHLSDTVAIRTAAVPVPDSALRRLDSGEQVPVGSYNPSESLLGSSPVASSPSSRTGDGTLEFSEENSVQWYRRSGSGKMASSLPGGGFESVAALRMPLEVPGKSAEVVPKVQNEVPASSEQAKAKPTKAERRALQEAQRAAKAEGRKPTPVSGGGATSKPVKQSSQKKEMQKKETTAVASSVVASEKKGGDRPTDRRKDVPPPRMQFDDKSRVEKAKKRSVVNQTEAKNRVELFRHLPQYEQGTQLPDLESKFFQLDPMHPAIYKVGLKYLAGDISGGNARCIAMLKAFQEAISDYSTPPQKTLVRDLTAKISSYVSFFIECRPLSISMGNAIRFIKSRVAKLPLSLSESEAKSTLCSEIDRFLNDKIIVADKVIVRHAATKIRDGDVLLTYGSSCVVEMIFLYAHELGKQFRVVIVDSRPKLEGQALLHRLVAKGLTCTYTHINAVSYIMHEVTRVFLGAASVLSNGTVYSRVGTACVAMVAHAFCIPVLVCCEAYKFHERVQLDSICSNELGDPDAVAKVSGRTDVNYLENWANKDNLQLLNLMYDATPADYISMIVTDYGMIPPTSVPVIVREYGREHLY